The Brassica napus cultivar Da-Ae chromosome C7, Da-Ae, whole genome shotgun sequence genome has a segment encoding these proteins:
- the LOC106369439 gene encoding glutathione S-transferase T3-like: MDPSTVPNDEVLISGWLNTSKDSIVANEQRSGAFWIRVGKYYAESVHGREDGVREHGCCKKRWHRINDDVNKFCGAYSAAQRQISSGESDTDVLKKAHEIFFSDQEHKFTLEHAWCVLRFEQKWLSLNTPKAGGVSKRKNVQTDSQTSTNEGFVDVESRPEGVKAAKAKRNTGKGKSVAEIATVWEMKKNDLVRKERLSRLAILDTLLTKPVPLTEREESAMNKLLAELF; encoded by the exons aTGGATCCAAGCACTGTTCCTA ATGACGAGGTGCTGATCAGTGGGTGGCTCAACACTTCAAAGGATTCGATTGTTGCAAATGAGCAGAGGTCGGGGGCCTTCTGGATACGGGTTGGTAAGTATTATGCAGAGAGTGTCCATGGAAGAGAGGATGGTGTGAGAGAGCACGGTTGTTGCAAGAAGAGGTGGcacagaatcaatgatgatgttAACAAGTTCTGTGGCGCATACTCGGCAGCTCAGCGCCAAATTAGCAGTGGTGAGTCTGACACAGACGTTCTGAAGAAGGCGCATGAAATTTTCTTCTCTGATCAAGAGCACAAGTTCACACTTGAACATGCTTGGTGTGTGTTGAGGTTTGAACAGAAGTGGCTCAGCCTTAACACACCCAAAGCTGGTGGCGTTTCAAAGAGGAAGAATGTGCAGACAGATTCCCAAACTTCTACCAACGAAGGCTTCGTTGATGTTGAGAGCAGGCCCGAAGGTGTCAAGGCTGCTAAGGCTAAAAGAAATACAGGTAAAGGGAAGTCCGTCGCTGAGATTGCAACAGTTTGGGAAATGAAGAAGAACGATTTGGTGAGGAAGGAGAGACTGTCGAGGCTAGCAATATTAGACACTCTCCTCACCAAGCCTGTTCCATTGACTGAGAGGGAAGAATCTGCGATGAATAAGCTCCTAGCCGAGTTATTCTGA
- the LOC106371043 gene encoding probable galacturonosyltransferase-like 8 encodes MQSNAVVLAAVLCLFLLPPFAVGIRTGPGRITTVNGGINTFSKLGPFMEAPEYRNGKECASLVNRENFVSSSNDPSLVHIAMTLDSEYLRGSIAAVHSVLRHASCPENVFFHFIAAEFDSASPRVLSQLVRSTFPSLSFKVYIFREDTVINLISSSIRQALENPLNYARNYLGDILDRSVDRVIYLDSDVIVVDDITKLWNTSLTGTRVIGAPEYCHANFTHYFTSNFWSDPVLPGQISGRTPCYFNTGVMVMDMVRWREGSYREKLEKWMQLQKKMRIYDLGSLPPFLLVFGGDVEAIDHRWNQHGLGGDNIRGSCRSLHPGPVSLLHWSGKGKPWVRLDEKRACPLDHLWEPYDLYKHKIERVKDQALLWFASLSELADD; translated from the coding sequence ATGCAGTCAAACGCCGTCGTTTTAGCGGCGGTCttgtgtttgtttcttctaCCACCGTTCGCCGTCGGGATACGGACGGGTCCAGGGAGGATCACGACCGTCAACGGCGGAATAAATACGTTTAGTAAACTCGGTCCGTTCATGGAAGCTCCGGAATACAGAAACGGCAAGGAGTGCGCTTCTCTAGTAAACAGAGAGAACTTCGTATCGTCTTCCAACGACCCTTCTCTAGTCCACATCGCCATGACTCTAGACTCTGAGTATCTCCGTGGCTCGATCGCAGCCGTCCACTCCGTTCTCCGCCACGCGTCGTGTCCAGAAAACGTCTTCTTCCACTTCATCGCCGCAGAGTTCGACTCAGCGAGTCCCCGCGTACTGAGCCAACTCGTCCGGTCGACTTTCCCCTCGCTGAGCTTCAAAGTCTACATCTTCAGGGAGGACACGGTGATCAACCTGATATCGTCGTCGATCAGACAGGCTCTCGAGAACCCGCTGAACTACGCTCGGAACTACCTCGGAGACATACTCGACCGGAGCGTTGACCGAGTCATCTACCTCGACTCGGACGTGATCGTCGTCGACGACATCACCAAGCTTTGGAACACGTCGCTGACCGGGACACGTGTCATCGGGGCTCCGGAGTATTGCCACGCGAACTTCACGCATTACTTCACTTCGAACTTCTGGTCAGACCCGGTTTTACCGGGTCAGATCTCGGGTCGGACGCCTTGCTACTTCAACACGGGGGTGATGGTGATGGACATGGTTAGGTGGAGGGAAGGGAGCTACAGGGAGAAGCTAGAGAAGTGGATGCAGctccagaagaagatgagaatCTACGATCTTGGTTCTTTGCCACCGTTCTTGCTCGTGTTCGGAGGGGATGTGGAAGCTATCGATCATAGATGGAACCAGCACGGTTTAGGAGGGGACAACATACGAGGAAGCTGTCGGTCTCTGCATCCTGGTCCGGTGAGTTTGTTGCATTGGAGTGGGAAAGGGAAGCCGTGGGTGAGACTTGATGAGAAGAGAGCTTGTCCGTTGGATCATCTTTGGGAGCCGTATGATCTGTATAAGCATAAGATCGAGAGGGTTAAAGATCAGGCTCTGCTTTGGTTTGCTTCTTTGTCGGAGTTGGCTGATGATTGA